From the genome of Candidatus Cloacimonadota bacterium:
GAAGTCGATTATGCTTTTGTTAATCCCAGATTTGGTATAAATCACCTTATTGATGAAAATCTGAATCTCTATGCAAATGTCTCTTATTCACATCGGGAACCTGCTGATGATGAACTTTATGATACCTGGGACGGACCTGACGATCTGGGAGTTGCTCCGCTTTTTGCAGTATCCGATACGGTTTTCGCATCTGATGGAAGTATTGAGAGAATAAAATGGAGCAATCCATATATCAAACCGGAAAAACTGACTGATTATGAGTTCGGGATCGGATATCGAACCGGTTCGCTGAATATCAAGGCAAACCTGTTCCAGATGAATTTTAAAGATGAAATTATTGCTTACGGCGGTGTCGACGACGACGGCAATCCAATTCGTGGAAATGCGGATGAAACAGTGCATCGCGGGATCGAGTTATCTTTGAAATCAAAATTGCCGGCAAATCTTTTTCTATCAGGCTCTTTTTCCTATAATGACAATTATTTCCAGAAATTCAAGATGTACGATTGGGATGAGAATTGGAATGTGATCGAGATTGATTATACAGGTAACAAAATTGCAGGATTTCCGGATATTCTGGGTAACGCTAAATTGAGTTACAAATATGATCCGTTTACGATCACAACCCAAATCCAGCATATAGGAAAACAGTATCTTGATAATACGGAAAATGAAGAAAGAATCGTTGATCCTTACACGATTGCCAATGCTTATGCAATTCTGAAATTGAATAAATTCGGGAATCTTGAAATTAGTTTTCGAGTCAATAATATCTTTAATAAAAAGTATGAAACTGCCGGTTATCATGATCCCTGGGGAAGTGTTTATGGACCTGCTGGAAATTATTATTTTCCCGGAGCAGAGAGGAATTTTATGATTGGTGTGAGGATGGGGATTTAACAACTTACTTTGCGAAAGTTGTAATATTCTTGCTTACTCGAAATAGTTTTGCCGATTAGATGAATCTTTCTTTACGGATGGACTCTAATTAGCAAATTGATAGCTATGGAAATCGATATCTATTTTCATTCCTAAAGCATAACAGACTTTTAGAAAAGTTTTCATATTACAGTTTAATCCGGATTCAATTTTGGAAAGTTGCTGCTGGGTTATGTGTGCTTTTTTGGCAAGTGCTTGTTGTGAGAGTCCTGAATGTTTTCTTGCATCTGTTATTTTGAGAGATATTTCAAGCAGTATTTTTTCTTCCTTGAATAATGTTTGGAATTCTTTATCTTTTATTTTTTTTTCAAGATGGTTTTTAAAAGTTCTCATTTAGAATCTCCCTGTTAAATCTTTGTAGGAAATCATCACGATACTTTTTTGCTTTTTTGATTTCCGATTTTGGAATTTTTCCGGTAGTTTTGATAAAAGAATGAGTTAGAACAATAAAATCCCGATAACAGAAAAAATATAAAATTCTTGTATCTTCTCCAGATAACTTAATCCGAAGTTCGTGAATTCCATCATAAAGTAAATCGGCATAAGGTCTTGGTAAATTTGGACCATATTCCTGTAATAAAGAAATCAGACCGAGTATTTTTGCTTGATTTCGTTTACTGCGAGAATCAATAAATTCCATAATTGGACATTTATTTTCAGAACTTTCATAATAAATTATTTTCCATTCTCTTTTCATTATGAATACAAATCACATCATATTTGATGTAGTGTCAAGAAATTTAATCACACTTACTGCAAAAAAAGTTGGATTATTTATTTTGATCGGAATTTATAGGAAAACACTATTTTAGATCATTCATCAGAAAAGATTGTTCTTTTCAAGTTCAATCGAAACATCCTCCCCTTCCCGCTCGATCACCAATTCTACAGTTTTGTGATCTCGATCATTCATCAGTTCAAACAACTCAAAATTCGTTATTTCATCACATTTCATATCGTTAACAGAGATCAATTTATCGGATAATAAAATCCCGGCTTTATCAGCAGGACTATTTTCCCAGATTCCTTTGATTTTAAATTTATCTCCAGCGTTGAAAACATACATCCCAAAAGAATAATTCAAGGAAATATTATTCGGTTCAGTTTCTGTGAATAATACTTGTTTATGTTTATAATCCAGAGTTGTGATATATTTATCCAGAAAATATTTTCCGATTAAAAGAACATCCTTTTCCAGAAAAGGTGGAAGTTCCGCGAAAATCACAGGTTCATTTTTGAGAACAATATCACCAATTTTTATCTCATTCATCAAATAAAGATGGTTGTTCGGTTCTTCCGTAAAGGGCCATTTAGCAAAAAATCCTTTCGCTTTGATTGCTTTTGCTCTTTCTTCTTCGGAAAGATTTTTCAGCCAACCGACCGGTAAAACAAAAGCGTAATTCAAACCCGTATCGATCATTCCCTTAATCTTGAATTCGTTGTTTAGAACCACTTTAACGGTAGGAAAGTAAGGGAGAATGATCTTCATCTTAAACAGGTGTTCTGTATTTGAATTTGCTTTCATCTTTTTTGGATTGGAAAAAAATACTTTCTGATTCTGATAATCGAATGAAGTCTGGAAAAATCTGAAAAAATCAGAACCGATCATTCCAAAACTTTGGAAATTTTCTGCTATGAATGTTTCTCTAAAATCCATTTTTACGGCATTCAGATCATACACGGAAACACCTCCCAACGAAGTTTCCTTAACTTGTGCAAATTCTACATCTTCATTTGGAATTTTTTCGATCTCAAAGTTCAGGCTATCCGCAATTTTTTTATCGATGATCGTTAATCCGCCGGTATCCAAAACTATCTGAATTTCGTTTCCATCAAGATTGGCAGCGACTGTCATAATGTGGGATGCAATAATTTCAAAGTTAATTTCCTCTGTTTTAGTGAGAATTTTTCCTTTTCCACCTTTGAATTTCTCGAACATTTTTATTTTTAGTTCCGAACATCCGACATTGATAAGAA
Proteins encoded in this window:
- a CDS encoding TonB-dependent receptor, translating into EVDYAFVNPRFGINHLIDENLNLYANVSYSHREPADDELYDTWDGPDDLGVAPLFAVSDTVFASDGSIERIKWSNPYIKPEKLTDYEFGIGYRTGSLNIKANLFQMNFKDEIIAYGGVDDDGNPIRGNADETVHRGIELSLKSKLPANLFLSGSFSYNDNYFQKFKMYDWDENWNVIEIDYTGNKIAGFPDILGNAKLSYKYDPFTITTQIQHIGKQYLDNTENEERIVDPYTIANAYAILKLNKFGNLEISFRVNNIFNKKYETAGYHDPWGSVYGPAGNYYFPGAERNFMIGVRMGI
- a CDS encoding type II toxin-antitoxin system RelE/ParE family toxin; translated protein: MKREWKIIYYESSENKCPIMEFIDSRSKRNQAKILGLISLLQEYGPNLPRPYADLLYDGIHELRIKLSGEDTRILYFFCYRDFIVLTHSFIKTTGKIPKSEIKKAKKYRDDFLQRFNREILNENF
- a CDS encoding XRE family transcriptional regulator, which encodes MRTFKNHLEKKIKDKEFQTLFKEEKILLEISLKITDARKHSGLSQQALAKKAHITQQQLSKIESGLNCNMKTFLKVCYALGMKIDIDFHSYQFAN